Proteins found in one Litorihabitans aurantiacus genomic segment:
- a CDS encoding carbohydrate ABC transporter permease: MLSTRQRLVWALGTIAVLVYALFPVVSIFATSFKPAGELTSGTFLPGSPTLANYEQILVGDAQELFLTALRNSIGISLIATVLASVLATLAAYAIARLDFPGKKLVLMTSLAVSIFPVISIVTPLFNLWRAVGLYDTWLGLIIPYMSLTLPISIWTLTAFFRQIPWELEQAAQVDGATAWQAFRRAIVPLAAPGVFTTALIAFFIAWNDFVYGISLTSTSAARPVPAALAFFTGASQFEAPTGAISAAAVIVTIPVVVLVLLFQRQIVSGLTQGAVKG, translated from the coding sequence GTGCTGAGCACTCGTCAACGCCTGGTGTGGGCGCTCGGCACGATCGCCGTGCTGGTCTACGCCCTGTTCCCGGTCGTCTCGATCTTCGCGACGTCCTTCAAGCCCGCGGGTGAGCTCACCTCCGGTACCTTCCTGCCGGGCAGCCCCACGCTCGCGAACTACGAGCAGATCCTCGTGGGTGACGCGCAGGAGCTGTTCTTGACGGCGCTGCGCAACTCGATCGGCATCTCGCTGATCGCCACGGTGCTCGCCTCGGTCCTCGCGACGCTGGCCGCCTACGCGATCGCGCGGCTCGACTTCCCGGGCAAGAAGCTCGTGCTGATGACGTCGCTCGCCGTCTCGATCTTCCCGGTGATCTCGATCGTGACGCCGCTGTTCAACCTGTGGCGCGCCGTCGGGCTCTACGACACGTGGCTCGGGCTGATCATCCCGTACATGTCCCTCACGCTCCCGATCTCCATCTGGACCCTGACGGCGTTCTTCCGCCAGATCCCGTGGGAGCTCGAGCAGGCGGCCCAGGTCGACGGCGCCACGGCCTGGCAGGCGTTCCGCCGCGCCATCGTGCCGCTCGCGGCGCCCGGGGTGTTCACGACGGCGCTGATCGCCTTCTTCATCGCCTGGAACGACTTCGTGTACGGCATCTCGCTGACGTCCACGTCCGCCGCGCGCCCCGTCCCGGCGGCGCTCGCGTTCTTCACCGGCGCCTCGCAGTTCGAGGCGCCCACCGGGGCGATCTCGGCCGCCGCCGTCATCGTCACCATCCCCGTCGTCGTGCTGGTCCTGCTGTTCCAGCGTCAGATCGTCTCCGGTCTCACCCAGGGCGCCGTCAAGGGCTGA
- a CDS encoding isoprenyl transferase — translation MAGPSLTRGLYGLYERRLARELRTEDVPAHIGIMMDGNRRWARQVAAPPSHGHRAGAAKIVDVLGWADDIGVEVVTLWMLSTDNLRRDPGELTELVAIIEDAVADLAASRRWRIHALGALDLLPASTADRLRAAQETTRDVGGMVVNVAVGYGGRQEIADAVGSLLREAAGRGATLEEVASEVTVEQIAAHLYTKGQPDPDLVIRTSGEQRIGGFLLWQSVHTEFYFTDAYWPDFRRVDFLRAVRAYSRRERRLGR, via the coding sequence GTGGCGGGACCGAGTCTCACGCGGGGGCTGTACGGGCTCTACGAGCGTCGGCTGGCGCGCGAGCTGCGCACCGAGGACGTCCCCGCGCACATCGGCATCATGATGGACGGGAACCGTCGGTGGGCCCGGCAGGTGGCGGCTCCGCCGTCTCACGGGCACCGCGCGGGCGCGGCCAAGATCGTCGACGTGCTCGGGTGGGCCGACGACATCGGGGTCGAGGTCGTGACGCTGTGGATGCTCTCCACCGACAACCTCCGCCGCGATCCCGGCGAGCTGACCGAGCTGGTCGCGATCATCGAGGACGCCGTGGCTGACCTGGCGGCGTCGCGCCGCTGGCGCATCCACGCCCTCGGGGCGCTGGACCTCCTGCCCGCCTCGACCGCCGACCGGCTGCGCGCCGCGCAGGAGACGACCCGCGACGTCGGCGGCATGGTCGTGAACGTGGCCGTGGGCTACGGCGGGCGCCAGGAGATCGCCGACGCCGTCGGCTCGCTCCTGCGCGAGGCCGCGGGCCGCGGCGCGACCCTGGAGGAGGTGGCGAGCGAGGTGACGGTCGAGCAGATCGCCGCCCACCTCTACACCAAGGGGCAGCCGGACCCCGACCTCGTGATCCGCACCTCGGGGGAGCAGCGCATCGGCGGCTTCCTGCTGTGGCAGAGCGTCCACACCGAGTTCTACTTCACCGACGCCTACTGGCCGGACTTCCGCCGCGTCGACTTCCTGCGCGCGGTGCGCGCCTACTCCCGTCGCGAGCGCCGCCTCGGCCGCTGA
- a CDS encoding extracellular solute-binding protein, with product MRRTGAAAVAALVATLGLAACGSGGDDGVELTWYINPDDGGQAEIAAQCTEAAGGAYTIATSLLPSEASSQREQLARRLAANDTSIDLMSIDPPYIPEMARAGFLAEVPAELQEVALDQAVQGALETASWQDELVTVPFWANTQLLWYRTSVAEAAGLDMSQPVTWDQIIEVARTQDVVLGVQGGREEALTVWINSLVASAGGEIVTGEASDAADVEVSIDSEAGAEAARILSEIGQEGLGGAGLPTSTENTNLADFQGDRGSFMVNWPFVWSAMNAAVEDGSLEQSVLDDVGWAPYPQVVEGEDSRPPLGGINLGVSAFSEHPQESFDAIACITEPAKQANYFVTNGNPPSAAEAFDDPAVQEAFPMAEELREGLEAGAPRPLTPFYTTISIGLQRSWHPIDQVDPESTPATSTELLRSILAGERLL from the coding sequence ATGAGACGGACGGGAGCAGCCGCGGTGGCTGCGCTGGTGGCGACGCTGGGCCTCGCGGCCTGCGGGTCGGGCGGGGACGACGGGGTCGAGCTGACCTGGTACATCAACCCCGACGACGGCGGGCAGGCGGAGATCGCGGCGCAGTGCACCGAGGCCGCGGGCGGTGCGTACACGATCGCGACGTCGCTGCTGCCGAGCGAGGCGAGCTCGCAGCGCGAGCAGCTCGCGCGGCGCCTCGCCGCCAACGACACCTCGATCGACCTCATGAGCATCGACCCGCCGTACATCCCGGAGATGGCGCGTGCCGGGTTCCTGGCGGAGGTGCCGGCCGAGCTGCAGGAGGTCGCGCTCGACCAGGCGGTGCAGGGGGCCCTCGAGACGGCGTCCTGGCAGGACGAGCTCGTGACCGTGCCGTTCTGGGCCAACACGCAGCTGCTCTGGTACCGCACGTCCGTGGCCGAGGCGGCCGGGCTGGACATGTCGCAGCCGGTCACGTGGGACCAGATCATCGAGGTCGCCCGGACGCAGGACGTCGTCCTCGGCGTGCAGGGCGGCCGCGAGGAGGCGCTGACGGTCTGGATCAACTCCCTCGTGGCCTCGGCCGGCGGTGAGATCGTCACGGGCGAGGCGTCCGACGCCGCCGACGTCGAGGTCAGCATCGACAGCGAGGCGGGCGCGGAGGCGGCCAGGATCCTGTCCGAGATCGGGCAGGAGGGCCTCGGCGGGGCCGGCCTGCCGACGTCGACCGAGAACACCAACCTGGCCGACTTCCAGGGGGACCGCGGCTCGTTCATGGTCAACTGGCCGTTCGTGTGGTCGGCGATGAACGCCGCGGTCGAGGACGGTTCGCTCGAGCAGTCGGTCCTCGACGACGTCGGCTGGGCGCCGTACCCGCAGGTGGTCGAGGGGGAGGACTCGCGACCGCCGCTCGGGGGGATCAACCTCGGTGTCAGCGCGTTCAGCGAGCATCCCCAGGAGTCCTTCGACGCGATCGCGTGCATCACGGAGCCCGCGAAGCAGGCGAACTACTTCGTCACCAACGGCAACCCGCCCTCGGCGGCCGAGGCGTTCGACGACCCGGCGGTGCAGGAGGCGTTCCCGATGGCTGAGGAGCTGCGCGAGGGCCTCGAGGCGGGCGCTCCCCGCCCGCTGACGCCGTTCTACACGACGATCTCCATCGGGTTGCAGCGCTCCTGGCACCCGATCGACCAGGTCGACCCCGAGAGCACACCAGCCACGTCGACCGAGCTGCTGCGTTCGATCCTGGCGGGGGAGAGGCTGCTGTGA
- a CDS encoding ABC transporter ATP-binding protein, translating into MSAITLKNIVKKYGDGYAAVNDVSLEIADGEFVILVGPSGCGKSTLLRMIVGLEDITSGELLIADDLVNDKAPRDRDLAMVFQNYALYPHLTVFENIAFPLRLTKGELSEQEITERVRRASSLLELDEHLDRKPANLSGGQRQRVAMGRAIVREARAFLFDEPLSNLDAKLRGQMRTEIARMQRTLGTTTVYVTHDQTEALTLGDRVAVLRKGVLQQVASPRSLYEQPVNLFVAGFIGSPPMNFLPGTVGADAISTPFGDLPLTGDLREKVAGRDIVIVGIRPDAFHDAAETDVPEGAVRVESEIDVTEWLGSELYAYIPFTSHDDVAAKLEELDRDLDGEGMRTQLVVSLDAMSTLSDGDDVTLWFEPSSAHVFDPETGENLTRDPARADKLDEQGARARKRAIERAREKAAQEDGAPGAVVVPTAS; encoded by the coding sequence ATGTCTGCCATCACGCTGAAGAACATCGTCAAGAAGTACGGGGACGGCTACGCGGCGGTCAACGACGTCAGCCTCGAGATCGCCGACGGCGAGTTCGTCATCCTCGTCGGCCCCTCGGGCTGCGGGAAGTCGACCCTGCTGCGGATGATCGTCGGGCTCGAGGACATCACCTCGGGCGAGCTGCTCATCGCCGACGACCTCGTCAACGACAAGGCGCCGCGCGACCGCGACCTCGCGATGGTGTTCCAGAACTACGCGCTCTACCCGCACCTGACGGTGTTCGAGAACATCGCGTTCCCGCTGCGCCTGACCAAGGGCGAGCTGAGCGAGCAGGAGATCACCGAGCGCGTGCGCCGGGCCTCCTCGCTGCTCGAGCTCGACGAGCACCTCGACCGCAAGCCGGCCAACCTCTCCGGCGGGCAGCGGCAGCGCGTCGCGATGGGGCGCGCGATCGTGCGCGAGGCGCGCGCGTTCCTGTTCGACGAGCCGCTGTCGAACCTCGACGCCAAGCTGCGCGGCCAGATGCGCACCGAGATCGCTCGGATGCAGCGCACGCTCGGCACCACGACCGTCTACGTGACCCACGACCAGACCGAGGCCCTCACGCTCGGCGACCGCGTCGCCGTCCTGCGCAAGGGCGTGCTGCAGCAGGTCGCGAGCCCGCGCTCGCTCTACGAGCAGCCGGTCAACCTGTTCGTCGCGGGGTTCATCGGCTCGCCGCCGATGAACTTCCTGCCCGGCACGGTGGGGGCGGACGCGATCTCGACGCCGTTCGGCGACCTCCCGCTCACCGGCGACCTGCGAGAGAAGGTGGCCGGGCGCGACATCGTCATCGTGGGCATCCGGCCCGATGCGTTCCACGACGCCGCCGAGACGGACGTGCCCGAGGGTGCCGTACGCGTGGAGTCTGAGATCGACGTGACGGAGTGGCTCGGGTCGGAGCTGTACGCCTACATCCCGTTCACGAGCCACGACGACGTCGCCGCCAAGCTCGAGGAGCTCGACCGCGACCTCGACGGCGAGGGCATGCGCACGCAGCTCGTCGTCTCGCTCGACGCGATGAGCACCCTGTCCGACGGCGACGACGTGACGCTCTGGTTCGAGCCGTCGTCGGCGCACGTCTTCGATCCCGAGACGGGCGAGAACCTCACGCGGGACCCGGCGCGGGCCGACAAGCTGGACGAGCAGGGGGCGAGGGCGCGCAAGCGGGCGATCGAGCGGGCACGCGAGAAGGCGGCGCAGGAGGACGGCGCACCGGGCGCGGTGGTGGTCCCGACGGCGAGCTGA